The proteins below are encoded in one region of Micromonospora yangpuensis:
- a CDS encoding PaaX family transcriptional regulator translates to MTSPFEIEEIFPDDGEHQVRLPRRQSGNSPQGMAVTLLADYTLRTREWLPSAAIVALLAESGVSPAGARTAISRLARRGVLEGSRQGRHSSYRLSRSAAGNLSAGGSWIVTSTATARAWDECWTIVAFSLPQQHGAQRRALRAQLRWLGYAPLYDGLWISPYELVPAARRQLADLGPGAVTVFRGRQVELDAVIARDPLAAWDIAAVAGQYETFLGRWRLLLPEIAAGRVDGAAAVRARTEVMDTFRRFPVLDPQLPLRLLPPDWLRVPAREVFAAVYDGLAGTAERHVRAVVAPFAGDSRPGIRAHTTADLLAGLDVAGGTDDSRAPESVTRGR, encoded by the coding sequence GTGACCAGCCCCTTCGAGATCGAGGAGATCTTTCCCGACGACGGGGAGCACCAGGTCCGGCTGCCCCGCCGGCAGTCCGGCAACTCGCCGCAGGGGATGGCGGTGACCCTGCTGGCCGACTACACCCTGCGTACCCGGGAATGGTTACCGTCGGCAGCCATCGTCGCCCTGCTCGCCGAGTCCGGCGTCAGTCCCGCCGGCGCCCGTACCGCGATCAGCCGGCTGGCCCGCCGGGGCGTCCTCGAAGGCAGCCGGCAGGGCCGGCACAGCTCCTACCGGCTCAGCCGCTCCGCCGCCGGGAACCTGTCGGCCGGCGGCAGCTGGATCGTCACCTCCACCGCCACCGCGCGGGCGTGGGACGAGTGCTGGACGATCGTCGCCTTCTCCCTGCCCCAGCAGCACGGCGCGCAACGCCGGGCACTGCGCGCCCAACTGCGGTGGCTGGGGTACGCGCCGCTGTACGACGGACTGTGGATCTCGCCGTACGAGCTGGTCCCGGCAGCCCGCAGACAGCTCGCCGACCTCGGCCCCGGTGCCGTCACGGTGTTCCGGGGTCGGCAGGTCGAACTCGACGCCGTCATCGCCCGCGACCCGCTCGCGGCCTGGGACATCGCGGCGGTGGCCGGACAGTACGAGACCTTCCTCGGGCGCTGGCGGCTGCTCCTGCCGGAGATCGCCGCCGGGCGGGTCGACGGCGCGGCGGCGGTGCGGGCGCGGACCGAGGTGATGGACACCTTCCGGCGCTTCCCGGTCCTCGACCCGCAACTGCCGCTGCGGCTCCTGCCGCCCGACTGGCTCCGGGTGCCCGCCCGGGAGGTCTTCGCCGCCGTCTACGACGGACTGGCCGGGACCGCCGAGCGGCACGTCCGGGCCGTCGTCGCGCCGTTCGCCGGGGACAGCCGGCCCGGCATCCGGGCCCACACCACCGCCGACCTGCTCGCCGGCCTCGACGTCGCCGGGGGTACGGACGACAGCCGCGCACCGGAGTCGGTGACGCGCGGCCGGTGA
- a CDS encoding extracellular catalytic domain type 1 short-chain-length polyhydroxyalkanoate depolymerase translates to MRIRRKLLLGLVTSMATALAAAGLVMPTNSPAYAASLVEVTTFGDNPGRMRMHVYVPDTRPANPAIVVAMHGCGGSGPGFYSGSEFASLADRYGYVVIYPSATQQAGFGNCFDTWSDAAKRRGGGSDPVSIISMVNYVQRQYGGDPRRVYATGSSSGGMMTNHMLALYPDVFAAGAAFMGVPFNCFANAADYPPGGQCTGGNMNRTPQQWGDAVRQAYPGYSGPRPPVQLWHGTNDTLVPYSLLQETIEQWTNVFGLSQTPTSTDTPQPNWNRRRYANGSGVVRVEAYSIQGAGHSLPSGGMAAAALQFFGLTSPPTTPPTTPPTTPPTNPPTTPPTTPPTTPPTTPPTTPPGAGACRVSASVNAWNNGLTENLTITNTGTSAVNGWTLAFTLPAGQNITSGWNASYSPTSGQVTARNVSYNASIGPNGSIDIGFQASHTGNTAKPTSFTLNGAACTVA, encoded by the coding sequence ATGAGGATCAGACGAAAGTTGCTGCTCGGCCTGGTGACGTCGATGGCGACGGCGCTGGCGGCGGCCGGCCTGGTGATGCCGACGAACAGTCCCGCGTACGCCGCGTCGCTGGTGGAGGTGACCACCTTCGGCGACAACCCCGGCCGGATGCGGATGCACGTCTACGTGCCGGACACCCGCCCGGCCAACCCCGCGATCGTGGTGGCGATGCACGGCTGCGGCGGATCGGGCCCCGGCTTCTACTCCGGCAGCGAGTTCGCCAGCCTCGCCGACCGGTACGGCTACGTGGTGATCTACCCGAGCGCCACCCAGCAGGCCGGCTTCGGCAACTGCTTCGACACCTGGTCGGACGCGGCCAAGCGACGCGGCGGCGGCAGCGACCCGGTGTCGATCATCTCGATGGTCAACTACGTGCAGCGGCAGTACGGCGGCGACCCCCGCCGGGTCTACGCCACCGGCAGCTCCTCCGGCGGCATGATGACCAACCACATGCTGGCCCTCTACCCCGACGTCTTCGCCGCCGGGGCCGCGTTCATGGGGGTGCCCTTCAACTGTTTCGCCAACGCGGCGGACTACCCGCCAGGCGGTCAGTGCACCGGCGGGAACATGAACCGCACCCCGCAGCAGTGGGGTGACGCGGTCCGCCAGGCGTACCCCGGCTACTCCGGTCCACGGCCACCGGTGCAGCTGTGGCACGGCACCAACGACACCCTGGTGCCGTACTCGCTGCTGCAGGAGACGATCGAGCAGTGGACCAACGTGTTCGGGCTCAGCCAGACACCCACCTCCACCGACACCCCGCAGCCCAACTGGAACCGCCGCCGCTACGCCAACGGCAGCGGGGTCGTCCGGGTCGAGGCGTACAGCATCCAGGGTGCCGGCCACAGCCTGCCCTCGGGTGGCATGGCCGCCGCCGCCCTCCAGTTCTTCGGCCTGACCAGCCCGCCCACCACGCCACCGACCACGCCGCCCACGACGCCACCGACCAACCCGCCGACCACGCCACCGACGACCCCGCCCACGACCCCACCGACCACGCCGCCCACCACGCCGCCGGGTGCCGGCGCCTGCCGGGTCAGCGCCAGCGTCAACGCCTGGAACAACGGCCTGACCGAGAACCTGACCATCACCAACACCGGCACCAGCGCCGTCAACGGCTGGACGTTGGCCTTCACGCTGCCCGCCGGGCAGAACATCACCTCCGGCTGGAACGCCTCCTACAGCCCCACCTCCGGACAGGTGACGGCCCGTAACGTCAGCTACAACGCCAGCATCGGGCCGAACGGGTCCATCGACATCGGCTTCCAGGCCAGCCACACCGGCAACACCGCCAAGCCGACCTCCTTCACCCTCAACGGCGCCGCCTGCACCGTCGCCTGA
- a CDS encoding ATP-binding cassette domain-containing protein: MSTPDQPLLDIRDINVVYRGARWRSPSFHALHDVSMRIGAGETVGLVGESGSGKTTLGRAVLGLAPVTSGTVTFDGRDITHARRRERRALSRDIQVVFQDPYSSLNPAMTVESILAEPLRAQGVPGSEAAARINQLLDQIGLEADAGRRYPREFSGGQRQRIAIARALALKPRLIVCDEPVSALDLSTQARILDLLIEVQEQTGVAYLFVSHDLSVVRYICHRVAVMLKGRIVETGEGDVVTSRPEHPYTKRLLMASPIPDPVRQAERRRRYAALA; the protein is encoded by the coding sequence GTGAGCACCCCCGACCAGCCACTACTGGACATCCGCGACATCAACGTCGTCTACCGGGGCGCCCGCTGGCGCAGCCCGTCGTTCCACGCGCTGCACGACGTCTCGATGCGCATCGGGGCGGGCGAGACGGTCGGCCTGGTCGGCGAGTCCGGCTCGGGCAAGACCACCCTCGGTCGGGCGGTGCTCGGCCTCGCCCCGGTGACCAGCGGAACGGTGACGTTCGACGGTAGGGACATCACCCACGCCAGACGACGCGAACGCCGGGCCCTGAGCCGCGACATCCAGGTCGTCTTCCAGGACCCGTACTCCTCGCTCAACCCGGCGATGACGGTGGAGAGCATCCTGGCCGAACCGTTGCGCGCCCAGGGCGTACCCGGCAGCGAGGCCGCCGCGCGGATCAACCAGCTGTTGGACCAGATCGGCCTGGAGGCCGACGCGGGACGCCGGTACCCCCGGGAGTTCTCCGGCGGGCAGCGGCAGCGGATCGCCATCGCCCGCGCGCTGGCGCTCAAGCCGCGGCTGATCGTCTGCGACGAGCCGGTGAGCGCCCTCGACCTCTCCACCCAGGCCCGCATCCTCGACCTGCTGATCGAGGTCCAGGAGCAGACCGGCGTCGCGTACCTCTTCGTCTCCCACGACCTGTCGGTGGTCCGCTACATCTGCCACCGGGTCGCGGTGATGCTCAAGGGTCGGATCGTGGAGACCGGCGAGGGCGACGTCGTCACGTCCCGGCCGGAACACCCGTACACGAAACGCCTGCTCATGGCCTCGCCCATTCCCGATCCGGTCCGCCAGGCGGAACGCCGCCGCCGGTACGCCGCCCTGGCCTGA
- a CDS encoding ABC transporter substrate-binding protein has protein sequence MQLPRTLTAALAAVVLTLAGCGGGENSQESTSSQLVLGNNGDVLTWDPAEMKEGAVIHYAEAVYDPLLRKTAESKIEGNLASEYEYNDDLTELTLKLREGVTFSDGATFDGEAVKVNIEARKEGAGSASEAARVIERVEVVDASTVRLHLSEPSPGLLAGLATYLGYMASPQALAAGNLATTPVGSGPYLLDAGASEKGVSYRFTARDGYWNREAFPFATVVIRPYEEFTARYNALATGQIQFMYGTSDMVPKAKSDGLTVKTVPGEWQGIILQDRAGKESAALGDVRVRQAVNHALDRKAILDTHYGGFGQVSTQTFNPASEAWVPELNERYPYDPAKARELLAAAGYGSGFKIKISFSEGFMSPLVPIVTQYLGDVGITVEQVPVNGFANGGLETLKGQPAFMLSFSTNIPAWTDVLNKLTPTSLWNNFQYTDDTVTRLLKEIPAAQGDEQAALYKELNTHLVEQAWFAPIVTQENVYLFRSDIDVTMQQAQLMPSLRFFAPNN, from the coding sequence GTGCAGTTACCACGCACGCTGACGGCAGCGCTCGCCGCGGTCGTTCTCACCCTCGCCGGTTGCGGCGGCGGGGAGAACAGCCAGGAATCCACCTCGTCCCAGCTCGTCCTCGGCAACAACGGCGACGTGCTGACCTGGGACCCGGCCGAGATGAAGGAGGGTGCGGTAATCCACTACGCCGAGGCCGTCTACGACCCGCTGCTGCGCAAGACCGCCGAGTCGAAGATCGAGGGCAACCTGGCCTCCGAGTACGAGTACAACGACGACCTCACCGAACTCACTCTGAAGCTGCGTGAGGGAGTGACGTTCAGCGACGGTGCCACCTTCGACGGCGAGGCGGTGAAGGTCAACATCGAGGCACGCAAGGAGGGCGCGGGCAGCGCGTCCGAGGCGGCCCGGGTGATCGAGCGCGTCGAGGTCGTCGACGCGAGCACGGTACGGCTGCACCTGAGCGAGCCGAGTCCCGGTCTGCTCGCCGGCCTGGCCACGTACCTGGGGTACATGGCGAGTCCGCAGGCGCTGGCCGCGGGCAACCTGGCCACGACGCCGGTGGGCTCCGGGCCGTACCTGCTCGACGCGGGCGCCTCGGAGAAGGGCGTCAGCTACCGGTTCACCGCCCGCGACGGCTACTGGAACCGCGAGGCGTTCCCGTTCGCCACCGTGGTGATCCGGCCGTACGAGGAGTTCACCGCCCGGTACAACGCCCTGGCCACCGGGCAGATCCAGTTCATGTACGGCACCTCCGACATGGTGCCGAAGGCCAAGAGCGACGGGCTGACCGTCAAGACGGTGCCCGGCGAGTGGCAGGGGATCATCCTGCAGGACCGGGCCGGCAAGGAGTCGGCCGCCCTCGGCGACGTGCGGGTCCGGCAGGCGGTCAACCACGCGCTCGACCGCAAGGCCATCCTCGACACCCACTACGGCGGCTTCGGTCAGGTCTCCACCCAGACCTTCAACCCGGCAAGCGAGGCGTGGGTGCCGGAGCTGAACGAGCGTTACCCGTACGACCCGGCCAAGGCGCGCGAGCTGCTGGCGGCGGCGGGTTACGGGAGCGGCTTCAAGATCAAGATTTCGTTCAGTGAGGGCTTCATGTCCCCGCTGGTGCCGATCGTCACGCAGTACCTGGGCGACGTGGGCATCACGGTCGAGCAGGTCCCGGTCAACGGCTTCGCCAACGGCGGCCTGGAGACCCTCAAGGGCCAGCCGGCGTTCATGCTCTCGTTCTCCACGAACATCCCGGCCTGGACCGACGTGCTGAACAAGCTCACCCCGACCTCGCTGTGGAACAACTTCCAGTACACCGACGACACGGTCACCCGGCTGCTCAAGGAGATCCCCGCCGCGCAGGGTGACGAGCAGGCCGCGCTCTACAAGGAGCTGAACACCCACCTCGTGGAGCAGGCCTGGTTCGCCCCGATCGTCACGCAGGAGAACGTCTACCTGTTCAGGTCGGACATCGACGTGACCATGCAGCAGGCGCAGCTGATGCCGAGCCTGCGCTTCTTCGCACCGAACAACTAA
- a CDS encoding Gfo/Idh/MocA family protein produces MTAVQATVRVGVVGCGNVSSRYLANLAGHPAVTVVACADADPARARALGAAHGVPKAYPVDALLSDPDLDLVLNLTPPRVHTELTLRALAQGKHVYTEKPLATTMADGRRILDAARERSRWVGTAPDTFLGAGTRTCAALVAQGAIGTPTSVNAAMMNPGPERFHPEPEFLYQEGAGPLFDIGPYYLTVLTALMGSVVRVGALGAAPRAERVVSTGPRAGSTFPVETFTHVTSVLEFASGALGTLVTSFDVAATRTPHLEIHGTEGTIVAAPANSWGGPVLLSGAGGDFTEVLPGPGESDGFMGMGLVDMAEAILTGRSPLATGTRGLHVLEVLTAIASAARAGGGFTMIRSTLETP; encoded by the coding sequence ATGACTGCTGTGCAGGCAACCGTCCGGGTGGGGGTCGTCGGATGCGGCAACGTCAGTTCCCGGTACCTGGCCAACCTGGCGGGCCATCCGGCGGTCACCGTCGTCGCCTGTGCCGACGCCGATCCGGCCCGGGCGCGGGCGCTCGGGGCCGCCCACGGGGTGCCGAAGGCGTACCCGGTCGACGCTCTGCTGTCCGATCCGGATCTCGACCTCGTGCTCAACCTGACCCCGCCCCGGGTCCACACCGAGCTGACCCTGCGCGCCCTGGCGCAGGGCAAGCACGTCTACACGGAGAAGCCCCTGGCCACCACCATGGCCGACGGGCGGCGGATCCTCGACGCCGCCCGGGAGCGGTCACGGTGGGTCGGCACCGCCCCGGACACCTTTCTGGGCGCCGGGACGCGTACCTGCGCGGCCCTCGTCGCCCAGGGGGCGATCGGCACTCCCACCTCGGTGAACGCCGCCATGATGAACCCGGGGCCGGAGCGGTTCCACCCGGAGCCGGAGTTCCTCTACCAGGAGGGCGCCGGCCCGCTGTTCGACATCGGTCCGTACTACCTCACGGTGCTGACCGCACTGATGGGTTCCGTCGTACGGGTGGGGGCGCTGGGCGCGGCCCCGCGGGCCGAGCGGGTGGTGTCGACCGGGCCGCGCGCGGGGTCGACCTTCCCGGTGGAAACCTTCACCCACGTCACCAGCGTGCTGGAGTTCGCCAGCGGCGCCCTGGGCACGCTGGTGACCAGTTTCGATGTGGCGGCGACCCGGACGCCGCACCTGGAGATCCACGGCACCGAGGGCACGATCGTCGCCGCGCCGGCCAACTCGTGGGGCGGCCCGGTGCTGCTCAGCGGCGCGGGCGGGGACTTCACCGAGGTGCTGCCCGGCCCGGGGGAGTCCGACGGGTTCATGGGGATGGGCCTGGTCGACATGGCGGAGGCCATCCTGACCGGCCGCTCCCCGCTGGCGACGGGTACCCGTGGCCTGCACGTCCTGGAGGTGCTCACGGCCATCGCCTCGGCCGCCCGGGCCGGCGGCGGTTTCACCATGATCCGCTCCACCCTGGAGACCCCCTGA
- a CDS encoding dipeptide/oligopeptide/nickel ABC transporter permease/ATP-binding protein — translation MSVDIAPRAGRISNRRLRAFLGNPMGVVAGGVLLAIVVASVLAPLLAPQDPNLVVLSEALLPPSADHPLGTDGNGRDILSRLLYGGRVSLQAGAIMVATALLCGIPAGLLAGYHGRRFDSAASWIFNMLMSLPEILIIIVVIASLGSGLAPTMITLGVLASPDIFRLTRSAVIGVREELYFDAARVAGLSDLRIIFRHVLSVVLGPVVVRSSFIFGMAIIVQSGLEFLGFGDPQRPSWGGELSNAFQSFQRAPELVIAPGIAIGLTVMALVLFGAALADSLGVSLRRRAKRAARPARADDTRIARNEADEASGSADLPADTLLEVADLAVRYVAEDGTTRDVVRDVSLHVARGEVLGLVGESGSGKSQTSFAILGLLPPEAVVSARRLCLDGRSLVGLRERDLQKLRGKRMAYVPQEPMSNLDPSFTVGAQLTKPIRRQLGLSRRDATTRALELLDRVGIPDPARTLAAYPHQLSGGMAQRVLIAGAVSCDPELLIADEPTTALDVTVQAEVLELLRDLQRERNMGLVLVTHNLGVVADICDRVAVMRDGRIVEQQSVAGLFSDPQHEYTRMLLNATLDDAPPRRGRGDLQEVGS, via the coding sequence ATGAGCGTCGACATCGCGCCCCGTGCGGGCCGCATCTCCAACCGAAGGCTCCGCGCCTTCCTCGGCAACCCGATGGGGGTGGTGGCCGGCGGTGTCCTGCTCGCCATCGTCGTCGCGAGCGTCCTGGCTCCCCTCCTCGCGCCACAGGACCCCAACCTGGTGGTGCTCTCCGAGGCGCTGCTGCCGCCGAGCGCCGACCATCCACTGGGCACCGACGGCAACGGGCGGGACATCCTCAGCCGCCTGCTGTACGGCGGCCGGGTTAGCCTCCAGGCCGGCGCGATCATGGTCGCCACCGCCCTGCTCTGCGGGATCCCGGCGGGCCTGCTCGCCGGCTACCACGGCAGGCGGTTCGACAGCGCCGCCAGCTGGATCTTCAACATGCTGATGTCCCTGCCGGAGATCCTGATCATCATCGTGGTGATCGCCTCGCTCGGCAGCGGCCTCGCCCCGACGATGATCACCCTCGGGGTGCTCGCCTCACCGGACATCTTCCGGCTGACCAGGAGCGCCGTGATCGGCGTACGCGAGGAGCTGTACTTTGACGCCGCCCGGGTGGCCGGCCTGTCCGACCTGCGCATCATCTTCCGCCACGTGCTCTCCGTCGTCCTCGGTCCGGTGGTCGTACGGTCCTCGTTCATCTTCGGAATGGCGATCATCGTCCAGTCCGGGCTGGAGTTCCTCGGCTTCGGCGATCCGCAGCGCCCGAGCTGGGGCGGTGAACTCAGCAACGCCTTCCAGAGTTTCCAGCGCGCCCCCGAACTGGTCATCGCCCCCGGTATCGCCATCGGCCTCACCGTCATGGCGCTGGTGCTCTTCGGTGCCGCGCTCGCCGACTCCCTCGGGGTCAGCCTCCGCCGCCGGGCCAAGCGGGCGGCCCGCCCGGCCCGCGCCGACGACACCCGGATCGCCCGGAACGAGGCCGACGAGGCGTCCGGGTCCGCCGACCTTCCCGCGGACACCCTCCTCGAGGTGGCGGACCTGGCCGTGCGGTACGTGGCGGAGGACGGCACCACCAGGGACGTGGTACGGGACGTGTCGCTGCACGTGGCCCGGGGCGAGGTCCTCGGACTGGTCGGGGAGTCCGGCTCGGGCAAGTCCCAGACGTCCTTCGCGATCCTCGGACTCCTCCCGCCCGAGGCCGTCGTCTCCGCCCGGCGGCTCTGCCTCGACGGGCGGTCCCTGGTCGGGCTGCGCGAGCGGGACCTGCAGAAGCTGCGCGGCAAGCGGATGGCCTACGTCCCGCAGGAGCCGATGTCGAACCTCGACCCGTCCTTCACCGTCGGCGCCCAGCTGACCAAGCCGATCCGCCGACAACTCGGCCTGTCCCGCCGGGACGCGACCACCCGGGCGCTGGAACTGCTAGACCGGGTAGGCATCCCCGACCCGGCCCGTACCCTCGCCGCCTACCCCCACCAGCTCAGCGGCGGGATGGCCCAGCGGGTCCTCATCGCGGGCGCGGTCTCCTGCGACCCGGAGCTGCTCATCGCGGACGAACCGACGACCGCCCTCGACGTCACGGTCCAGGCCGAGGTCCTGGAACTCCTGCGGGACCTGCAGCGGGAGCGCAACATGGGCCTCGTCCTGGTCACCCACAACCTGGGGGTGGTCGCCGACATCTGTGACCGGGTGGCGGTGATGCGCGACGGCCGCATCGTCGAGCAACAGTCGGTCGCCGGCCTCTTCAGCGACCCGCAGCACGAGTACACCCGCATGCTGCTGAACGCGACCCTCGACGACGCCCCACCCCGACGGGGGCGCGGCGACCTGCAGGAGGTGGGCTCGTGA
- a CDS encoding sugar phosphate isomerase/epimerase family protein, whose amino-acid sequence MQFGFSSYSFYQHLRTGRMSLLEVIDWIGASDATHMEIATVSLSPEISNDTSTLDQDPGFVQEIKTRAADQGVTLSNLVVPADLLGADADTHMQRVKRHLDVAAELDITLFRHDVARWAHRAKDIADFEALLPRMVEVCQEIARYAAQYGITTSVENHGLLMNGGERVRRLIHLVGEPNFKTTLDVGNFMSVDDNPVVAVAENAPYASIVHLKDFYIRSQYPGEGWHHTPGGNYLLGSIVGYGDLDMRRIVHGILAADYDGFVSIEFEGIEECLMANTVGLANAKRLFAEVGVAAA is encoded by the coding sequence GTGCAGTTCGGCTTCAGCTCCTACTCCTTCTACCAGCACCTGCGTACCGGTCGGATGAGCCTGTTGGAGGTCATCGACTGGATCGGTGCCAGCGACGCCACCCACATGGAGATCGCGACGGTGTCGCTGTCGCCGGAGATCTCCAACGACACCTCCACCCTCGACCAGGACCCCGGGTTCGTCCAGGAGATCAAGACCCGCGCGGCCGACCAGGGCGTCACCCTCTCCAACCTCGTCGTACCGGCCGACCTGCTCGGCGCGGACGCCGACACGCACATGCAGCGGGTCAAGCGGCACCTCGACGTGGCCGCGGAGCTGGACATCACCCTCTTCCGGCACGACGTCGCCAGGTGGGCGCACCGGGCCAAGGACATCGCCGACTTCGAGGCGCTGCTGCCCCGCATGGTGGAGGTGTGCCAGGAGATCGCCCGGTACGCCGCCCAGTACGGCATCACCACCAGCGTGGAGAACCACGGGCTGCTGATGAACGGTGGTGAGCGGGTCCGCCGCCTCATCCACCTCGTCGGCGAGCCGAACTTCAAGACCACGCTCGACGTCGGCAACTTCATGTCGGTGGACGACAACCCGGTGGTGGCGGTCGCCGAGAACGCCCCCTACGCCAGCATCGTGCACCTCAAGGACTTCTACATCCGCTCGCAGTACCCGGGCGAGGGCTGGCACCACACCCCGGGCGGCAACTACCTGCTCGGCTCCATCGTCGGCTACGGCGACCTGGACATGCGCCGGATCGTGCACGGGATCCTCGCCGCCGACTACGACGGGTTCGTCTCCATCGAGTTCGAGGGCATCGAGGAGTGCCTGATGGCCAACACGGTAGGCCTGGCCAACGCCAAGCGACTCTTCGCCGAGGTCGGAGTGGCCGCCGCATGA
- a CDS encoding ABC transporter permease, with protein sequence MLGFIGRRLATGLLLAFTVVTGMFFFLMLTGSDPARGALGLYATEEQVAVKREQLGLDRPVLTQYLDWLGGVLRGDLGVSSAQNAQVIDLIVSRLPVTVSLALGAVGVAAVLGVALGLLAATRPGSFDRVLQVVMVLGFSLPNFWVAIILALVFAVQLGWFPATGYIHLADSPSGWLWSIILPVTALSIGSIAAIAQQLRNSVITVNSQAYVRTLRSRGLSQRNVLLVHVLRNASPPALTMLSLQFIAAMSGAAIVERVFGLQGIGAVAINASGNSDIPVIMGVLLFTVLVVVLVNLTVDILYAALNPKVRNA encoded by the coding sequence ATGCTGGGCTTCATCGGCCGTCGACTGGCCACGGGCCTGCTGTTGGCGTTCACGGTCGTGACGGGGATGTTCTTCTTCCTCATGCTCACCGGCTCCGATCCGGCCCGGGGTGCGCTCGGTCTCTACGCCACCGAGGAACAGGTGGCGGTCAAGCGCGAACAGCTCGGCCTCGACCGGCCGGTCCTCACCCAGTACCTGGACTGGCTGGGTGGCGTGCTCCGGGGTGACCTGGGCGTCTCGTCCGCGCAGAACGCCCAGGTCATCGACCTCATCGTGTCGCGACTGCCGGTCACCGTCTCCCTCGCGCTCGGCGCCGTCGGAGTCGCCGCCGTGCTGGGGGTCGCCCTCGGACTGCTCGCCGCTACCCGGCCCGGGTCCTTCGACCGGGTCCTGCAGGTGGTCATGGTGCTCGGCTTCAGCCTGCCGAACTTCTGGGTCGCGATCATCCTGGCCCTGGTCTTCGCCGTGCAGCTCGGCTGGTTCCCCGCCACCGGCTACATCCACCTCGCCGACTCACCGAGCGGTTGGCTCTGGTCGATCATCCTGCCGGTCACCGCGCTGTCGATCGGCTCGATCGCCGCCATCGCCCAGCAACTGCGCAACTCCGTGATCACCGTCAACAGCCAGGCGTACGTGCGGACGCTGCGCAGCCGCGGCCTGTCGCAACGCAACGTCCTGCTCGTCCACGTCCTGCGCAACGCGTCCCCGCCGGCGTTGACCATGCTCTCGCTGCAGTTCATCGCGGCGATGAGCGGGGCCGCCATCGTCGAGCGGGTGTTCGGCCTGCAGGGCATCGGCGCCGTCGCCATCAACGCCTCGGGCAACAGCGACATCCCCGTGATCATGGGCGTGCTGCTCTTCACCGTGCTCGTCGTCGTCCTGGTCAACCTGACGGTCGACATCCTCTACGCCGCGCTGAACCCGAAGGTACGGAACGCATGA
- a CDS encoding Gfo/Idh/MocA family protein: MSERTERSEGSEGMPDQHRMSERTERSEGSEGMPDQHRTSRLGVGVIGVGSIAEMHLAAYAANPDVRLAGVFDLNAERSAQKAAAFGVARVHPTLDSLLADPDIDAVSICTWNDTHAEIAVAALEAGKHVLVEKPLSRTAGETQALVEAVERSGRHLEVGFVRRFGSNARVLKSFVDGGLLGDIYHARATNVRRLGNPGGWFADHARSGGGPLIDIGVHALDLCWYFMGTPRAVTVSAVTHSPLGNRANVTSLSRYKVADYDPTQSDVEDFAVALIRFDNGASLTLETSYSLHALDDRLEVAVFGERGGAELEPKLRMVTEMHDTVLNMGPQIDHLSFDFAEGFANEIAHFVSLCLGEAEQVAPVSHGTEVMRMLDGIYESARTGREVRLS; the protein is encoded by the coding sequence ATGAGCGAACGCACCGAGCGAAGCGAGGGCAGTGAGGGCATGCCCGATCAGCACCGCATGAGCGAACGCACCGAGCGAAGCGAGGGCAGTGAGGGCATGCCCGATCAGCACCGCACGAGTCGGCTCGGGGTGGGTGTGATCGGGGTGGGCAGCATCGCGGAGATGCACCTGGCCGCGTACGCCGCCAACCCGGACGTCCGACTCGCCGGGGTGTTCGACCTCAACGCCGAGCGCAGTGCCCAGAAGGCGGCGGCCTTCGGCGTGGCCCGGGTGCACCCCACGCTGGACAGTCTGCTGGCCGACCCGGACATCGACGCGGTGAGCATCTGCACGTGGAACGACACCCACGCGGAGATCGCCGTCGCGGCGCTGGAGGCCGGCAAGCACGTCCTGGTGGAGAAGCCGCTGAGCCGTACCGCCGGTGAGACGCAGGCGCTCGTCGAGGCCGTCGAGCGCAGCGGCCGACACCTGGAGGTCGGCTTCGTCAGGCGGTTCGGCTCGAACGCCCGGGTGCTCAAGTCGTTCGTCGACGGCGGCCTGCTGGGCGACATCTACCACGCGCGGGCGACGAACGTCCGGCGGCTCGGCAACCCGGGCGGCTGGTTCGCCGACCACGCCAGGTCCGGGGGCGGGCCGCTGATCGACATCGGGGTGCACGCCCTGGATCTCTGCTGGTACTTCATGGGTACGCCCCGGGCGGTGACCGTCAGCGCGGTCACCCACTCGCCGCTTGGCAACCGGGCGAACGTGACGTCCCTGTCGCGGTACAAGGTCGCGGACTACGACCCCACGCAGAGCGACGTCGAGGACTTCGCCGTGGCGCTGATCCGGTTCGACAACGGCGCGTCGTTGACCCTGGAGACCAGCTACTCCCTGCACGCTCTCGACGACCGGCTCGAAGTGGCGGTCTTCGGTGAACGCGGTGGCGCGGAGCTGGAACCGAAGCTGCGCATGGTCACCGAGATGCACGACACCGTGCTGAACATGGGACCGCAGATCGACCACCTCTCCTTCGACTTCGCCGAGGGGTTCGCCAACGAGATCGCGCACTTCGTCTCGCTCTGCCTCGGTGAGGCCGAGCAGGTGGCACCGGTGTCGCACGGCACCGAGGTGATGCGGATGCTCGACGGGATCTACGAGTCGGCGCGGACCGGTCGAGAGGTCAGGCTCTCCTGA